GACCGCCACTTCGTGCATGGCGCCGCAGCCGACGATGCCCGCGCCGCAGCCCTGGTGGCGGCGGTGCAACTGGGCCGGCAACTGGGCCTGGAAGTGGTGGCCGAGGGCGTGGAATCGGCCCGTGACCTGGAATTTCTGCGCCAGATTGGCTGCGACAGTGCCCAGGGGTATCTTATTTCCGCCGCATTGGAGCTGGACGCCTTCACACAACTGCTGGGATGCACTGTTACTCCACCCTTTTCGTCACCTACCCGGCCCGCCTCCTCTCTCCCATGCCAGACATCCCGCTACGCCGCATCGCGAAAAACTTCCGACGATTGAATCTCGTGCTGTTCCTCATTCTGCCGTTGCTGCTGGTCATGGGCGGCGCGCTGTTCTGGGGCGGCCAGCGGATCATCCGCCAGGAACAGGAACGGATTGCCGTGGACTTCCAACTGCTGACCCGCTACATGAGCGAGCAGCAAGCCCTGCTCCAGCGGCTGGCCGGCGAGAAGCGCCTGCAATACAAGGACGCGGACCAGGATCCGGCGCAGCTCTTCCACCTCATGGAGCAACAGGAGGCGGTGGGCGCGACCCTGTTCCAGGGCAACCCCTCCTCAGTGGAAACCCCCTTCACCCTGGTCTGCCAGGACCAGGCCCAATGCCCCCACCAGAGCGCTGCAGCAGCCGGCCTTGGGCGCTACCTGGCCGATCTCTACTCCAGCTTCTGGGTGCGCTCGAGCTTTCCCGCTTCGGCCCTGCTGGTGGTGGACGCCGGTGCCGGCAGCAGCTTTACCGTGCCCACCATCGGCAGCCGCTGGCCGCGGCTGACCACACCCCTGGTCCTGGCAGGCCTGCATGCGGTGCGCGCCAGCGCTACCAGCAGCGACAGCGACGCGATCCGCTGGATCCGTCTCAAGGACTTTCCCCAGCACATGATCGCCTTCACCGCCCTGCACAACCTTGCCCCCGGCAGCGGCCTGCAGAGTTCCGGCACCTATGCTGCCTGCCTCACCTACAGGGACCGCATCAACGTCTTCACCACGCCGCAGCGGCGGCACTTCTACGACAAGTTCTGGCTGCAGGGCCGGCTCGACGGCCTGCTGCTGGGGGATGAACCGGCGCCCCTGGCGCTGCACGAGGGGGCCAACGTGCGCAGCGACGGCCTGCTGTTCCGGATCAACGACGCCAGTGGCCACTGGAGCGGTTACTACCTGTTGAGCTACCGCACCCTGTTCCTCGGCCACTCCTGGTCCCTGGCGGCGATCTTCCTGCTGCTGTTGCTCAGCCCCCTGGCCGCCAGGGTCTATGCGCGCTGGTACCAGCGCCGGGTCATAGCGCCGGCGCAACAGGCTCACGCCGAGCTGGTGGAAAACCATCAGTTCAGCCGCACCCTGCTGGAGACCACGCCAGTGGCCCTGTGCGTGCTCAGCCGCGAAGACCGGCGGATCGTCTTCGCCAACAACCTGGCCCTCAAATGGTTCACCACCCAGGTCGGCCAGAGCCTGGACGCCAGCGGTCTGGACCCGGCATTGCTGGAGCGCATCGCCCGGGCCCGGGAGCCGGGGGAGATCGAGAACTACCAGAGCTTCGACGGACGCTCGTTCTACATCGCCTTCGCCCCCACCCGCTACCGCAACCAGGATGTGCTGATCTGCGCCTTTGCCGACCTCAGTGCGCGGGCCCAGATGGAGCAGCAACTGACCCAGGCGAAACAGGCGGCCGACAAGGCCAACGGCGCCAAGTCGGTGTTCCTCGCCACCATGAGCCACGAGATCCGCACGCCGCTGTACGGGGTGCTCGGCTCCCTGGAACTGATGGGCCTGACCGACCTGGACCGCGAACAGCGCCAGTTGCTCGAACGCATCCAGGTGTCGTCCGGGCTGCTGCTGCAGATCATCAGCGACATCCTCGACATCACCCGCATCGAATCCGGCCAGCTGTCCCTGGGGGATCAGCTGTTCGATCCCAGGGCCCTGGTCCAGCGCTGCACCGCAAGCTTTGTCGACAGTGCCCGGAACAAGGGCCTGCTGCTGTTTTCCTGGGTCGATCCAGAACTGCCTCCAGCCCTGCTCGGCGATCCGGGGCGGATCAGCCAGATCCTCACCAACCTGATCAGCAACGCGGTCAAGTTCACCCACTCGGGCCAGGTGATAGTGCGCGCCCGGGCCGAGCCCGGCAGCCAGGGACGGGTGCTGCTGTCGCTGCAGGTGGCGGACACCGGTATCGGTATCGGCAAGGAAGAACAGCAGCAGCTGTTCATCCCCTTCTATCAGATCGACGCCCACTCCCACACAGTGCACGGCGCGGGGCTGGGCCTGTCGATCTGCGCCAAGCTGGCGGCGCTGATGGGCAGCCAGATCCACCTCACCAGCGAGCTGGGCCTGGGCAGCAGTTTCTCCATGCAGCTGGAACTGCCGGTGGCCAGCGACCCCGACGCCGAGCGCCAGCCCGACCTGGGCGGCGCGCGAATCTACGTGCAAAGCCCGCACCACGAACTCACCGACAACCTCTGCCAGTGGCTGCAGAAGTGGCACGCCCAGGCCACCCCCGTGGACGCTACGGCCCCACCTCCCCAGGGCCAGGGCGTTCTCCTGCGGCTGTTCGATGACCGCCCCGAAGCGTCCGAGGCCCTGCCCCCCGGGCTGCTGCGCATCGACCTGGGCGGCCAGCAACGCACCCCCGGTGCGGGCCTGGCCGAGGCCGGCGACTACTATGCCATCGGCCGCTTGCTGGAACGCACCCTGGGCGGCGCGCCCAACGCTCCTGCCGAACCGGAACTGCCGGCCCGGGACATCGCCACTCTGGCCCCCCTGGGCCTGAACGTGCTGGTGGCCGAGGACAACCCGATCAACCAGGCGACCCTGAGCCATCAGCTGCAGCAACTGGGCTGCCGCAATACCCTGGCCGCCGATGGCGCGGAAGCCCTGGACCTGTGGCGCATCGGCGACTACGACCTGTTGCTGACCGACGTCAACATGCCGCGCATGAACGGCTACGAACTCACTTGCATCCTGCGCGCCGCCGGGGACGACCGGCCGATCATCGGCATCACCGCCAATGCCATGTGCGACGAAGAGGCCCGCTGCCAGGCCTGCGGGATGGACGCCTGGCTGGTCAAGCCAGTGCCGTTGCAGACCCTGCGGGCCAGCCTGGCACGGCTCACCAGCCTCGCCCCGGAGCCGACCGCCGAGCCGGCAGCCGCGCCTGGCAACGCGCCAGTTGATGGCCTGCCGCCGAACCTGCGGGAACTGTTTGCCCGCACCATGGGCCAGGACGTGGAACACCTGCGCCAGGCCCTGGACGAGGAGGATTACGAGCGCATCTTCCAGTTGCTGCACCGGGTGCGCGGGTCGCTGGCGGTGGCTGGCCAGGAAGCGCTGATCCTGCAGGTCCACGACTTGGGGCAGAGCTTGCGCCAGAGCGGTTTGACGGCTACCACGCGCACGCATAGCCTGATGCTGCTGCACGCCTTGCAAGACATCAGCCAGCTCGAATGAACGCTCCTAGTACCCGCATTTCTGCGCATTCCCTTTTGACAATGGATCGTGTCCACCATGAAAAAAATACGCGTTGCCCTGGCCGACGATCATCCCCTGGTGCTCGCTGCCGTCAGCGACCTGTTGAAAAAGACCCGCCAGTACGAGGTGGTGGCGGCTGTCACCACCCCCAGTGCCCTGGTCCAGCAACTTTCGGATGACCCGCGGATCGACGTGGTCATCACCGACTACTTCATGGAGGGCGACCCGACCTTCGGCGATGGCATACGCCTGGTGACCTACCTGATCCGGCACTTCCCCAGGGTCCAGGTGCTGGTGCTGACCATGATGTCCAACCCGATGATCGTGGCCGCGCTGTATGACATCGGCGTGCGCTCGGTACTGCCCAAGCGCCATGACATGAGCGAGCTGCTCAGCGCCCTGGAGAACGTCCGCCAGGGGCGCATCCACCACCCGCCGAGCCTGGTGCAGAACGAGCTCAACAGCAGCCCGCTGCGCTCCATGGCCGACGGCCTGAGCAGCCTTACGCCCAAGGAATACGAAGTGCTGCGGCATTTCGTGCGCGGCGAATCAATGATGCAGATCGCCGCCAACCTCAAGCGCAGCGTGAAGACCGTCAGTGCGCAGAAGATCTCGGCGATCCGCAAGCTCAACCTGGACAGCGACCAGGCCCTGGTCGCCTTCTGCCTGGAGTCCGGCGAATTTCAGTAGGCCCTGGGGCCGGGGCAGCGCCGCGGCCAGGCGCTGCTGCTTCTGCATCCATGGCCTGCTCAACACTGCTGTTGCCTGCCTCGCTGGAACGCGAGCGCACGACCGCGCCGAAAGTACCTGCAGGGCAATCATTGAATAGCCCGGCACAAAAAATCGGAAATCTGATGCCGCCCTACCTGGGTAGCGGCTGGGGAATCGCCAGGCGGCTGGTGGCCTTGACCTCGCGCAGCGCCAGGCTGGACTGGATCGAGGCAATGCCCGGCTGGCGCCTGAGCACGTGCTCGACAAAGTCGCTGTAGCTGTCCAGGTCACGGGCCAGCACCTGCAGCAGGTAGTCGGCGTCGCCGGTGATCTTGTGGCAGGCCTGGACCTCGGGCAGGCGCATGATCACCGTCTCGAAATCGTCCGGGGTCTGGTCGGAGTGGGTGGCGAACCGCACATGGACGAAGGCCAGGATGTCCAGCCCCAGCAGGCGCCGGTCGAGGTTGGCCTGGTAGTCCCTGATCACCCCCTCCTCCTCCAGGCGCTTGCGCCGCCGCCAGCAGGGGGTAAGGCTCAGGGACAGGCGCTCGCTGAGCTCGGCGTTGGAAATGCTCGCGTCCTGCTGCAACAGCGCAAGAATCGCCAGGTCGGTGTCGTCGAGGTTAACGCTGCGAGTCGTTTTTTTCACAATCAGCAACCAACGGGGAAAATATTACCCAAAACTCTAATTGCACCCGAACAAAAAGCAAAGAATTCGCAGCCATGCCGGAACAAACTATTTGCACCGGACAATAACAATGGATGCGTTCAGCATGCTTACCGTCTTCAGCGAATCCCACCGCCTGCACCATGGCACCGAATTGAAGGATGGCGTGCTCAAGCCCTCCTTCGAGCAACCCAGCCGCGCCGACACGGTGCGAGACCGGGTGCGCCACGTGGGGCTTGGCGAGATCATCGGCCCGCGGCGCTTCGACCGCGCCTGCTACGTGGCCGCCCACAGCGAACGTTACGTCAGCTTCCTGGAAAACGCCTGGAGCGAATGGACCGCCACCGGCCGCAGCCACGACGCCCTGCCCCTGGTGTGGCCGGTGCGCGACCTGGCCAACCAGCAGGTGCCCGAATTCATCGACGGCAAGCTGGGTTTCTTCGCCATGGACGCCGGCTCGCCGATCACCGCCACCACCTGGGATGCGGTGCGCACCAGCGCCGATATCGCCCTCACTGCCCTGGCCCTGATCGATGAAGGCCAGGACAGCGCCTTCGCCCTGTGCCGCCCGCCGGGGCATCACGCCGCACGGGAATACATGGGCGGCTACTGCTACCTGAACAACGCCGCCATCGCCGCGCAGCACGCCATCACCCGGGGCGCCAGGCGGGTGGCGGTGCTGGACGTGGACTTCCACCACGGCAATGGCACCCAGAACATTTTCTATGACCGTGGCGACGTGCTCTTCGTCTCGCTGCACGGCGACCCGGCCGTGTCCTACCCCTACTTCTCGGGCCATGCCAGCGAGCGCGGCAGCGGGGCCGGCGAAGGCTGCAACCTGAACCTGCCCCTGCCGAAGAACACCACCTGGCAGCACTACCGCCAAGCGCTGGAGCTGGCCTGCAAACAGTTGCGGGCCTTCGCTCCCGAACTGCTGGTGGTGTCCCTGGGCGTGGACACGTTCAAGGACGACCCCATCAGCCACTTCCTGCTGGAAAGCGAAGACTTTCTCGGCATGGGCCAGATCATCGCCACGGTGGGCACGCCCACCCTGTTCGTGATGGAAGGCGGCTACATGGTGGATGAGATCGGCATCAATGCGGTCAATGTGCTGCACGGCCATGCCAACCGCTAGCGCGCGCCAGGCGCGCTCTCCCGCAGTGTTCAACGTTCCGACCGAGAGGGAAATCACCATGACCTTGTTTATCGATGTGGATCAGGCAGCGGCGCTGTACAAGCGCCTGGGTGTCGCCAGGGCGATCCGTGAAATGGCCGGTTATATCCAGGCCGACTACCTGCGCTGGCAAGCCTTCGAAAAGTCCCCGCGCACCGCCAACCACTCGCCCACCGGAGTCATCGAACTGATGCCCGCCGACGATGGCCAGCAGTACGCCTTCAAGTACGTCAACGGCCACCCTGGCAATCCGGCCCGGCAGTTGCTCACGGTCATGGCCTTCGGCGTGCTGGCCGAGGTGGACAGCGGCTACCCGGTGCTGCTCAGCGAACTGACCCTGACCACCGCGGTACGCACCGCCGCCACCTCGGCCCTGGTGGCCCGTGCCCTGGCGCGCCCGGACAGCCGAACCATGGCGCTGATCGGCAATGGCGCCCAGAGCGAGTTCCAGGCCATCGCCTTCCACGACATGCTCGGCATCGACGAGCTGCGGATCTTCGACATCGACCCGGCCGCCTCCCGCAAGCTCAAGCACAACCTGCAAGCCTGGCCGAGCCTGAAGGTGCGCATCGCCGAGTCGGTGGCCGATGCGGTCAAGGGCGCCGACATCGTCACCACGGTGACCGCGGACAAGGCCTACGCCACCATCCTCACCCCGGAGCTGATCGAGCCCGGCATGCACCTCAATGCGGTGGGCGGCGACTGCCCGGGCAAGACCGAACTACACGCAGAGATCCTGCGCAATGCCCGGGTGATCGTCGAGTTCGAGCCGCAAACGCGCATCGAGGGTGATATCCAGCAGTTGCCGGCGGACTTTGCGGTGACCGAATACTTCCGCATCGCCCAGGGCCTGGAACCGGGCCGCGAGCATGCCCGGCAGGTCACGGTGTTCGACTCGGTGGGCTTTGCCCTGGAGGACTTCTCGTCCCTGCGCTACCTGCACGACCAGGCGCGCGAACACGGCATTGGCGAGCAGATCCACCTGGTGCCGACCCCGGCCAACATCAAGGACCTGTACCAACTGATCGGCCAGGGCCCCGACGCCGCCACAGGCGCCCCGCGCCGCCTGGCCAGCGGCTGAGGCAATACCCCCATGGCCGCTGCACGGGAAAACGCCCCGTGCCCCTGTGCAGCGGCCCAACCCGAACCGGTTGCGCCACCCCGACCTACAACCACAGCGCGCAGCCCCAGCCACCCTGCACTGCCAAAACTCGACAACTATAAAATCAAGAGGTTTTGTGATGACTCCAGATACCCTCGGGGCCCCTGCGCGCCCCGTGCTGCAACGCACCCTGCATAACCGTCATATCCAGCTCATGGCCATGGGCGGCGCCATCGGCACCGGGCTGTTCATGGGCTCGGGCAAGATCATCGCCATGTCCGGTACCTCGATCATCCTGATCTACATGATCATCGGCCTGTTCGTGTACCTGGTGATGCGCGCCATGGGCGAGCTGCTGCTGTCGAACCTGCAATTCAAGAGCTTCGCCGACTTTGCCGGCGCCTACCTGGGGCCGCGCGCGGCGTTTTTTCTCGGCTGGTCCTACTGGCTGAGCTGGAGCGTGGCGGTGGTGGGCGACGCCGTGGTGGTGGGCGGTTTCTTCCAGTACTGGTTCCCCGGGGTGCCGGCCTGGATGCCCGCGGTCAGCATGATGCTGACGCTGTTCGCCCTCAACGTGCTCACGGTGCGGCTGTTCGGCGAAGTGGAGTTCTGGTTCGCCATCATCAAGATCATCGCCGTGGTCACCCTGATCGGCGTCAGCCTGGTGCTGATCGCCAGCTCGTTCGTCTCGCCCTCGGGCGTGACCGCCTCGCTGGGCCACCTGCTGGACCGGCAAGCGGCCTTTCCCCACGGCCTGCTGGGCTTCTTCGCCGGGTTCCAGATGGCGATCTTCTCCTTCGCCGGCACCGAGCTGATCGGTACCGCCGCCGCGGAAACCCGTGACCCTCACAGCACCCTGCCCAAGGCCATCAACGCCATACCGCTGCGGATCATCCTGTTCTACGTGCTGGCCCTGGCCTGCATCATCGCCGTGACCTCCTGGCAGCAGGTGTCGCCGAACAAGAGCCCGTTCGTCGAGCTGTTCCTGATTGCCGGCTTCCCGGCGGCGGCGGGCATCGTCAACTTCGTGGTGCTGACCTCCGCCGCTTCCTCGGCCAACAGCGGCGTGTTCTCGGCCAGCCGCATGCTCTTCGGCCTCGCCGACCAGGGCAATGCGCCGCGCCTGTTCAAGCGCCTGTCGGGCCAGAGCGTGCCGGTCATCAGCCTGAGCTTCACCACCCTGCTGATGCTGCTGGGGGTGTTGCTGCTGTACGTGGTTCCCGAGGTGATGACCGCCTTCACCCTGGTGTCCACGGTGTCGGCGATCCTGGTGATTTTCACCTGGTCGACCATCCTCGCGTCCTACATCGCCTACCGCAAAAAGCACCCGCAACTGCACGCCCGTTCGCGCTACAAGATGCCCGGCGGCGTGCCCATGGCCTGGTTTGCCCTGGCCTTCCTGCTGTTTGTCCTGTGCCTGCTGGCCCTGCGCCCGGACACCCGCCTGGCGCTGTGCGTAATGCCGGCGTGGTTTGTCTGGCTGGGCATCGCCTATCGCCTGACGGCGGGGCGCAAGGGGCGGGTTCATGGCCGGGCGGCATACCCGCGCTGAAGCGCAACAGTGCCAGGGATGGCACTCCCGACTGCGGCTCAAAACGTAAAAACATCGACACACCCCCTGCGGTCTTGGTCTACTCGCGCGCCATCAACGTAGCCAGGGAGTGCTCACATGCAAGTCGCAGGCCCCACCTTTGAAGAGGTGTTAAGGAAGAATTTCAAGCGCGTGCTGACCTATTGGAGCCAGATCGGCACGGTCATGGGCTTGAGCGCCGTCGGGTTGGGGTTGATCAGCCTGTACATGTACACCCGGGCGATTGGCCGCACCGACCTGTTCATGGCTTCGATCGATGCAAAGTCGGCGCTGATGATCTGGCTGGTCATAGTGCTGGTGCTCATGAGCGCGTTTCTGTTTCTGCTGACCGTCACCACTCTGCTGTTCTGGCTGTCCGCCAGCCTGTTTCACAGAACCCCGGGGCGCCTGAAGGATGTAGTGGTGTGGCTGACACTCCCGTTCCTGGTGGGGTTCCTGGGATATGTCGTTGTCATTTACTACACCTCAGGCTGGCTGCCGGTAGGGCAATCCCTGCTTGGGCTGCTAGTGCTGTTTCTGCTCAGTTGCTGGGGGGTACTGTCACGCCCGGCGTTCAAAAAGGTAATTGAGGAAAACCTGACACCCACCAGGGACAAAATGGACTTTCTGCTTGTGTTGCTGACCTGCCTGCTTGGCACGCTCTGCGCAGCGCTGTTCCCCAGCCTGGTGACACTCAATGCCTATGTGAGTGAAGTCAGCAGCGACTCCCCGCACTATGTGGCGGCATTGAATCTGCTGATCCTGATCCTTACGTTGCTACCGGTCGTGATTTTCTACCACAAGGCCGGAAGCCTCAATAAACGCATCCTGTATTCGATATTGTCGGTGGCACTGTTTGCCCTGGCGTTTCTGTTTGTACTGCCCGGGGCCATGAGCAAGGTCACCTACAAGGCCGCAGGAGGGCTGGATGTACGCCAGGACGAAATCGAACGCTTCGTCCTGCTGGACGATCTCGAACTGCATGACCTGGACCCGCTGATGTGGAATACCCGCCTGACCTCGCAGCGCCGCCTGGAGGTCCAGGGTTTTCAGCTGTTCTCTTTCGGTGAAACGCTGTTGATCTGTCCCAAGGGGCTACGCAACTTGCGGCTCAACCAGATGCATACCTATACCCGCCACTGCCTCAAGACCCGCAACAGCGCAGTGAGCCGCAAACCACCAGGCCCGCTGTACATCTCTCAACCGGCCTGTGCCAGCCTGGCGCCCCCTGCGACATGCTGGAAGCCGCAGGGTTCCTGACGCTTACACCCTCACGGCCTGCAACACCGAGGCGTAGTTGGCCACCGCCATGCCGCCCATGTTGAACAGCAGGCCGAACTCCGGCGAGCGCGCGGCGAGGCCAATGGGCTCGCCGGTCAACTGGCGAAAGCCCAGGGCATGCATCGACACACCGGTGGCGCCCACCGGATGTCCCTTGGCCTTGAGCCCCCCGGAGAGGTTCACCGGCAGGCGTCCGTCGGCATTCACCCAGCCTTCGTCCAGGGCTCGATGGCCTTCGCCCTTGGGCGCCAGGCCCATGGCTTCGTAGATCAGCAGTTCGGCGATGGTGAAGCAGTCGTGGACTTCGGCGAACGCCAGGTCGTCCAGGCCCAGGCCGGCTTCGTGCAAGGCGCCCTGGATCGCCAGTTGCGGGCCTTCGAAGGCCAGCACGTCGCGGCGCGCCATGGGCAGGAAGTCGTTCACCTGGCTCAGGGCGCGGATCGCCACTTCACGGCGGAACTCCCGGGCCCGGCGCGGCGACGCGAGGAGGATCGCCGCCGCGCCATCGCTGATCAGCGAACAGTCGGTCAGACGCAGGGGCTCGGCGATCAGCGGGTTGCCGGGCGAAACGCTGTTGCAGTGGGCAAAATCCATGGCCCGATGCATCTGCGCCAGGGGGTTGGCCATGGCGTTGGCGTGGTTCTTCACGGCAATCGCCGCCATGGCAGCCAGGGGGCTCTGGTAGCGCTCGGTGTAGCGCTGGGCCACTTGGCCGAACAGTTGGGCAAAGCTCAGGCCGGCCTCTTGCGGGTCGTTCTGGTAGCCGGCCCCGGCCAGGGCCCGGGTGACCTCGGCGGTGCTGTTGCCGGTCATCTTTTCCGCCCCCACCACCAGCACCAGTTCGGCGGCGCCGCTGCGGATCGCGTTGATCCCGGCCTGGATCGCCGCCGAGCCGGAAGCACAGGCGTTTTCGCAGCGGGTGGCCGGCTTGAAGCGCAGCTGCGGGTCGGCCTGGAGCATCAGGGACGCGGGAAAACCATCAGGCACCAGCCCGGAGTTGAACTGGCCGAGAAACAGCGCATCGATCGCCCCGGCGTCAATGGCGGCGTCCACCAACACGTCGCGGGTGACCTGGACAATCAGGTCTTCCAGGCTGCCATCGAGGCGGCCAAAGCGGGTGTGGGCCGCCGCGACGATGCAAACGGATTCATGGTTCATGGGGGTTCTCCTGTACTGAAGGCGGGTGGTCCCGGCCAGCGGCCTGCGTGCGCAAGGGCCCTCGGCCGGGGTGACTGCCCATCAGTGTAGGTAGTGTTGCGCCAGGTGCTCAGGTCAGCGCGGCCTGGGCATCCAGACGCAGCAGTTGCAAG
The DNA window shown above is from Pseudomonas protegens CHA0 and carries:
- a CDS encoding hybrid sensor histidine kinase/response regulator, which codes for MLFLILPLLLVMGGALFWGGQRIIRQEQERIAVDFQLLTRYMSEQQALLQRLAGEKRLQYKDADQDPAQLFHLMEQQEAVGATLFQGNPSSVETPFTLVCQDQAQCPHQSAAAAGLGRYLADLYSSFWVRSSFPASALLVVDAGAGSSFTVPTIGSRWPRLTTPLVLAGLHAVRASATSSDSDAIRWIRLKDFPQHMIAFTALHNLAPGSGLQSSGTYAACLTYRDRINVFTTPQRRHFYDKFWLQGRLDGLLLGDEPAPLALHEGANVRSDGLLFRINDASGHWSGYYLLSYRTLFLGHSWSLAAIFLLLLLSPLAARVYARWYQRRVIAPAQQAHAELVENHQFSRTLLETTPVALCVLSREDRRIVFANNLALKWFTTQVGQSLDASGLDPALLERIARAREPGEIENYQSFDGRSFYIAFAPTRYRNQDVLICAFADLSARAQMEQQLTQAKQAADKANGAKSVFLATMSHEIRTPLYGVLGSLELMGLTDLDREQRQLLERIQVSSGLLLQIISDILDITRIESGQLSLGDQLFDPRALVQRCTASFVDSARNKGLLLFSWVDPELPPALLGDPGRISQILTNLISNAVKFTHSGQVIVRARAEPGSQGRVLLSLQVADTGIGIGKEEQQQLFIPFYQIDAHSHTVHGAGLGLSICAKLAALMGSQIHLTSELGLGSSFSMQLELPVASDPDAERQPDLGGARIYVQSPHHELTDNLCQWLQKWHAQATPVDATAPPPQGQGVLLRLFDDRPEASEALPPGLLRIDLGGQQRTPGAGLAEAGDYYAIGRLLERTLGGAPNAPAEPELPARDIATLAPLGLNVLVAEDNPINQATLSHQLQQLGCRNTLAADGAEALDLWRIGDYDLLLTDVNMPRMNGYELTCILRAAGDDRPIIGITANAMCDEEARCQACGMDAWLVKPVPLQTLRASLARLTSLAPEPTAEPAAAPGNAPVDGLPPNLRELFARTMGQDVEHLRQALDEEDYERIFQLLHRVRGSLAVAGQEALILQVHDLGQSLRQSGLTATTRTHSLMLLHALQDISQLE
- a CDS encoding response regulator transcription factor — its product is MKKIRVALADDHPLVLAAVSDLLKKTRQYEVVAAVTTPSALVQQLSDDPRIDVVITDYFMEGDPTFGDGIRLVTYLIRHFPRVQVLVLTMMSNPMIVAALYDIGVRSVLPKRHDMSELLSALENVRQGRIHHPPSLVQNELNSSPLRSMADGLSSLTPKEYEVLRHFVRGESMMQIAANLKRSVKTVSAQKISAIRKLNLDSDQALVAFCLESGEFQ
- a CDS encoding Lrp/AsnC family transcriptional regulator, with the translated sequence MKKTTRSVNLDDTDLAILALLQQDASISNAELSERLSLSLTPCWRRRKRLEEEGVIRDYQANLDRRLLGLDILAFVHVRFATHSDQTPDDFETVIMRLPEVQACHKITGDADYLLQVLARDLDSYSDFVEHVLRRQPGIASIQSSLALREVKATSRLAIPQPLPR
- a CDS encoding histone deacetylase family protein, translated to MLTVFSESHRLHHGTELKDGVLKPSFEQPSRADTVRDRVRHVGLGEIIGPRRFDRACYVAAHSERYVSFLENAWSEWTATGRSHDALPLVWPVRDLANQQVPEFIDGKLGFFAMDAGSPITATTWDAVRTSADIALTALALIDEGQDSAFALCRPPGHHAAREYMGGYCYLNNAAIAAQHAITRGARRVAVLDVDFHHGNGTQNIFYDRGDVLFVSLHGDPAVSYPYFSGHASERGSGAGEGCNLNLPLPKNTTWQHYRQALELACKQLRAFAPELLVVSLGVDTFKDDPISHFLLESEDFLGMGQIIATVGTPTLFVMEGGYMVDEIGINAVNVLHGHANR
- a CDS encoding ornithine cyclodeaminase; amino-acid sequence: MTLFIDVDQAAALYKRLGVARAIREMAGYIQADYLRWQAFEKSPRTANHSPTGVIELMPADDGQQYAFKYVNGHPGNPARQLLTVMAFGVLAEVDSGYPVLLSELTLTTAVRTAATSALVARALARPDSRTMALIGNGAQSEFQAIAFHDMLGIDELRIFDIDPAASRKLKHNLQAWPSLKVRIAESVADAVKGADIVTTVTADKAYATILTPELIEPGMHLNAVGGDCPGKTELHAEILRNARVIVEFEPQTRIEGDIQQLPADFAVTEYFRIAQGLEPGREHARQVTVFDSVGFALEDFSSLRYLHDQAREHGIGEQIHLVPTPANIKDLYQLIGQGPDAATGAPRRLASG
- a CDS encoding amino acid permease; amino-acid sequence: MTPDTLGAPARPVLQRTLHNRHIQLMAMGGAIGTGLFMGSGKIIAMSGTSIILIYMIIGLFVYLVMRAMGELLLSNLQFKSFADFAGAYLGPRAAFFLGWSYWLSWSVAVVGDAVVVGGFFQYWFPGVPAWMPAVSMMLTLFALNVLTVRLFGEVEFWFAIIKIIAVVTLIGVSLVLIASSFVSPSGVTASLGHLLDRQAAFPHGLLGFFAGFQMAIFSFAGTELIGTAAAETRDPHSTLPKAINAIPLRIILFYVLALACIIAVTSWQQVSPNKSPFVELFLIAGFPAAAGIVNFVVLTSAASSANSGVFSASRMLFGLADQGNAPRLFKRLSGQSVPVISLSFTTLLMLLGVLLLYVVPEVMTAFTLVSTVSAILVIFTWSTILASYIAYRKKHPQLHARSRYKMPGGVPMAWFALAFLLFVLCLLALRPDTRLALCVMPAWFVWLGIAYRLTAGRKGRVHGRAAYPR
- a CDS encoding acetyl-CoA acetyltransferase, whose protein sequence is MNHESVCIVAAAHTRFGRLDGSLEDLIVQVTRDVLVDAAIDAGAIDALFLGQFNSGLVPDGFPASLMLQADPQLRFKPATRCENACASGSAAIQAGINAIRSGAAELVLVVGAEKMTGNSTAEVTRALAGAGYQNDPQEAGLSFAQLFGQVAQRYTERYQSPLAAMAAIAVKNHANAMANPLAQMHRAMDFAHCNSVSPGNPLIAEPLRLTDCSLISDGAAAILLASPRRAREFRREVAIRALSQVNDFLPMARRDVLAFEGPQLAIQGALHEAGLGLDDLAFAEVHDCFTIAELLIYEAMGLAPKGEGHRALDEGWVNADGRLPVNLSGGLKAKGHPVGATGVSMHALGFRQLTGEPIGLAARSPEFGLLFNMGGMAVANYASVLQAVRV